Proteins from a single region of Pseudomonas sp. 10S4:
- the nuoN gene encoding NADH-quinone oxidoreductase subunit NuoN gives MEFTTQHFIALAPLLITTATIIVVMLAIAWRRNHSQTFLISVAGLNLALLSILPALKVAPLAVTPLLQIDSFACLYMALILVATLACVTLAHAYLGDGGTGYPGNREELYLLILMAAAGGLVLVSAQHLAGLFIGLELLSVPVYGLVAYAFFNKRSLEAGIKYMVLSAAGSAFLLFGMALLYADSGSLSFVGIGQALAATGLPSSLAQMGLGMMLIGLAFKLSLVPFHLWTPDVYEGAPAPVAAFLATASKVAVFAVMVRLFQISPAASSGVLSDVLTIIAIASILFGNLLALTQSNLKRLLGYSSIAHFGYLLIALVASKGLAVEAIGVYLVTYVITSLGAFGVITLMSSPYKGRDADALYEYRGLFWRRPYLTAVLTVMMLSLAGIPLTAGFIGKFYIIATGVESHQWWLVGSLVLGSAIGVFYYLRVMVTLYLIEPNLRRHDAQLHWEQRAGGVMLLAIAALAFFLGLYPQPLLALVQQAVLAG, from the coding sequence ATGGAATTCACGACTCAACACTTTATCGCGCTCGCGCCGTTGTTGATCACCACCGCCACGATCATCGTGGTGATGTTGGCAATTGCCTGGCGCCGCAACCACTCGCAGACCTTCCTGATTTCCGTGGCGGGCCTGAACCTGGCGTTGCTGTCGATCCTGCCAGCCTTGAAGGTCGCGCCTCTGGCCGTGACCCCACTGCTGCAAATCGATAGCTTCGCTTGCTTGTACATGGCGCTGATCCTGGTCGCCACCCTCGCTTGTGTGACCCTCGCCCACGCCTACCTCGGCGATGGCGGCACGGGTTACCCGGGCAACCGCGAAGAACTGTACCTGCTGATCCTGATGGCCGCCGCCGGTGGCCTGGTTCTGGTTAGCGCGCAACACCTGGCCGGGTTGTTCATCGGTCTGGAACTGTTGTCGGTGCCGGTCTACGGCCTGGTGGCTTACGCCTTCTTCAACAAGCGGTCACTGGAAGCCGGCATCAAGTACATGGTGCTGTCGGCCGCCGGTTCCGCGTTCCTGTTGTTCGGTATGGCCCTGCTCTACGCCGACTCCGGCAGCCTGAGCTTCGTCGGTATCGGTCAGGCGCTGGCGGCTACCGGCCTGCCAAGCTCGCTGGCTCAGATGGGCCTGGGCATGATGCTCATCGGCCTGGCGTTCAAGCTGTCGCTGGTACCGTTCCACCTCTGGACCCCGGACGTTTACGAAGGTGCTCCGGCACCGGTGGCCGCGTTCCTGGCGACCGCTTCCAAAGTCGCCGTGTTTGCGGTGATGGTGCGTCTGTTCCAGATCTCCCCAGCGGCGAGCAGCGGTGTGCTGAGCGACGTGCTGACCATCATCGCCATCGCGTCGATCCTGTTCGGTAACCTGCTGGCACTGACCCAAAGCAACCTCAAGCGTCTGCTGGGTTACTCGTCCATCGCTCACTTCGGTTACCTGCTGATCGCCCTGGTGGCGAGCAAAGGTCTGGCCGTGGAAGCCATCGGCGTGTACCTGGTCACCTACGTGATCACCAGCCTCGGCGCCTTCGGCGTGATTACCCTGATGTCCTCGCCGTACAAAGGCCGTGACGCCGACGCACTGTACGAATACCGCGGCCTGTTCTGGCGTCGTCCGTACCTGACCGCCGTACTGACCGTGATGATGCTGTCCCTGGCCGGTATCCCGCTGACCGCGGGCTTCATTGGCAAGTTCTACATCATTGCTACCGGCGTCGAGTCGCACCAATGGTGGCTGGTCGGTTCCCTGGTACTGGGCAGCGCCATCGGCGTCTTCTACTACCTGCGCGTGATGGTCACCCTGTACCTGATCGAGCCGAACCTGCGTCGCCACGATGCGCAACTGCACTGGGAACAACGTGCAGGCGGCGTGATGCTGCTGGCCATCGCCGCACTGGCGTTCTTCCTCGGCCTGTATCCACAGCCGTTGCTGGCTCTGGTTCAGCAGGCAGTGCTGGCGGGTTGA
- a CDS encoding undecaprenyl-diphosphate phosphatase yields the protein MTNICSAGLDIGFASLDYLQIGILGIIQGITELLPVSSTAHMRIVPALLGWLDPGSAFSAAMQLAALAAVVSYFWRDVRQVVTGSIGAVRQGDYNNQWFKLAVAIVLATIPIGIAGIALSSTLNACNSPLRGLMVIGISCVVMAVLLAAAELSCRHRRTVGEMRLRDALIVGIAQIGALIPGVSRSGSTLTAALFLNFKREEAARFSFLLGLPAIALAGLKELWVLFHAQLPAEAWAHLIFGLVVASVSAFFAIWGLMKFLEKFSTWPFVIYRAVLGIFLIVAVSTGLLS from the coding sequence TTGACAAACATCTGTTCCGCCGGCCTTGATATCGGCTTCGCCTCACTGGATTACCTGCAAATCGGCATCCTGGGCATCATTCAAGGCATCACTGAGCTGTTGCCCGTTTCTTCCACTGCGCACATGCGAATCGTACCCGCCCTGCTTGGCTGGCTTGATCCTGGCTCGGCGTTTTCCGCCGCCATGCAACTGGCCGCACTGGCGGCTGTTGTCAGTTACTTCTGGCGGGATGTGAGGCAGGTTGTCACCGGCAGCATAGGTGCCGTGCGCCAGGGTGATTACAACAACCAGTGGTTCAAGCTAGCCGTTGCCATCGTGCTGGCGACCATTCCGATCGGCATTGCTGGCATCGCCTTATCCTCGACGCTCAACGCCTGTAACTCCCCGTTGAGAGGCCTGATGGTGATCGGGATCTCATGCGTGGTGATGGCCGTTTTGCTGGCGGCCGCCGAACTCAGTTGCCGTCACCGGCGCACCGTTGGCGAAATGCGTCTGCGTGATGCGCTGATTGTCGGTATTGCTCAGATCGGCGCGCTGATCCCAGGGGTTTCCCGTTCCGGCTCAACCCTGACGGCGGCGCTGTTCCTTAACTTCAAACGCGAAGAAGCGGCGCGTTTCTCCTTCCTGTTGGGTCTGCCCGCTATCGCTCTGGCCGGCCTGAAAGAACTGTGGGTGTTGTTTCATGCGCAGCTCCCTGCGGAAGCCTGGGCCCATCTGATTTTCGGTCTGGTAGTCGCCAGCGTCTCGGCGTTTTTCGCCATCTGGGGCCTGATGAAATTCCTGGAAAAGTTCTCCACCTGGCCGTTTGTGATTTACCGCGCGGTACTGGGCATTTTCCTGATTGTCGCTGTTAGTACCGGCCTCTTGAGCTAA
- a CDS encoding helix-turn-helix domain-containing protein: MKRDIFTELMDGLEALADERQGKVTLRTHKVKLPKLVPITAEEVVAIRQQLNLSRSVFAMYLRTNTRTLENWEQGRAQPNAQATTLIRLVERFPETVERLATLS; this comes from the coding sequence ATGAAACGTGACATTTTTACCGAACTGATGGATGGCCTCGAAGCCTTGGCCGACGAGCGCCAAGGCAAGGTCACGCTGCGAACCCACAAGGTCAAGTTGCCAAAACTGGTGCCAATCACTGCCGAGGAGGTGGTAGCGATCCGCCAACAGCTCAATCTTTCCCGGTCGGTATTCGCGATGTATTTGCGTACAAATACCCGGACCCTGGAAAACTGGGAGCAAGGACGCGCACAACCGAATGCGCAGGCCACTACCTTGATTCGTCTGGTCGAGCGTTTTCCGGAAACGGTTGAACGGCTGGCGACGTTGAGCTGA